The following nucleotide sequence is from Diospyros lotus cultivar Yz01 chromosome 3, ASM1463336v1, whole genome shotgun sequence.
TGTATTTGGATTTGTAACCCGGAATTTGTGCCTCTTTTACGTGTTTCCGAGACATTCGATGTTATTTATGTAAATGTGAATTGCTGCTTATCAGGTGAAGACAACCAATCCCAAGAAGTACTCTGTCCGACCTAACAATGGCATTGTTTTACCGCGATCTACCTGCAGTGTTATTGGTATCTTCTGAGCATGCCCTTCTGCGCATGTTATGGATGCTTCTGATTCTGCGAATCGTTATGAATCTTATTTGTTTACTTGTATTTGGATCTTCAGTTACAATGCAGGCCCAAAAGGAGCCACCTGCAGATATGCAATGCAAGGATAGGTTTCTTGTTCAGAGTGTGGTCACACGCCCTGGTGTCTCCTCGAAGGATGTCAGCCCGGAAATGGTGatgatgttttaattaaaatgtttgTCTGGGTTTCAGTTGAGCTATTGCCTTTTCAATTTGTTATTATGTTTGCAGTTGGTGCAGTTATGATTTGAgaattatttcattttgatttcaCTTAGTTTAACAAGGAGGCGGGTAATCACGTTGAAGAGTGCAAACTGAGAGTTGTTTATGTTTCACCCCCCAAACCACCATCACCAGTTCCTGAAGAATCTGAGGAAGGGTCTCCGCCTAGGACCTCTGAATCTGAAAATGGGAATTTTAATACCTCTGAAGTGGCTGCTGTATGCTTCTAAATGcctgtattttcaattttattacttttcttgtctttcatttccttatttatttatctaggTGTGATTTGTATGTCATATGTTCTCAGCAAATGTCTAACATGCATCCATGTTGATTCTTACAGATTTcaagagaaaattttgaagttcaGGGCAAGTCAGCTGAGGTATTTGGTACTGTTTGGAGCTTTATACACTTGtctatatatttgatttattttgttcACCTTCATCCTTGCATTAAAATCTGAATTGGTTAAAAATTGCTGCTGTATGCTTTTAGTTCTTTATATTTCATTTCTTGAGCTACTGACGTGGGAAAGATGATACTGCTAATCATCATAAGAGTTCATTATAGGTTGACTACTTTATTCTGTGATTGTGAAGGAGGTGAGATtaattttcaaaccaaacaaCGACATATCAAAGCCTTAATCCtgctatgtggggtcagctacatgaaatCTAGTTCGCTAATCATTTCTATGTATAGCCTTATCTTCTCCTTGTCAGAAATTCATCCCAAGTGTTGTTGTATAACTGGTGCAATTCTTTACTAGATATATTGTAGTATACATGCGACATTAATTTTCCTGGTCTATTGCATGAATTGTGAATGGGTCAGTAGAACAGCAAGAATACTTGTATCTTAAGTTGTGTAATTTTCATAGTCTTACCATTGCTGCACATTTTAGTGTTGCTTGATCtatttttaagtatttgaaGTATATGGTACTAAAATACCTTAGTGATGAAGCTGTTTGAGCAATTATAAGGATGCAGAAATGAGCTGGGCAAACCCTGGTTTGAGTTTTCCAGTCTTTGGTGTGGTTCTGTTCCCACTCACAAATATGTGGAAGTTCACAGCTGACCCGCATTCATTTTGGTGACCTTAGCCAACCTACAACTTGAAATGACTTCTAAAAGTTTAAAGACAATATATATAAGCTACCAACAAACTTGTGATTGTGGCAACGGAATGAAGAGTTCAAATAATGGATGAGCTAAAATCGAGGATGTATTGTGGAATTAGTAAGAGAATAATAAAATCTGGCCAGCAGGTATAGTGAATTGAATGGCAAGGCCTGCCTTACTTCCAATCTGTCTCTTTTAACAACCCACCCCCAAAAACCCCATATGTCCACTTAGAACTTTGAGAGACAATTTTCACCTTGGGATGGATGAGCCAAAGACAGAAAAATACTTGGCAATGACATACAATGCCTGCTTGCTCTTATGAAAGTCAATTACATGAAAGAAGGTGTGCTGTCTGgcatcaaaacaattttaatggTGGGAGATCATAATCATCTCTTTCTGCATTTGCAGACCttattttaaactattttttttttcttagggGGGGCGAGGAGATCAaaggtataaaaaaaataataagtaagCACTGTCGGTGCACATTTATTTGCCCCTCGACCAGATTAGCCGCCGACCCCAATAAAGGTTtggtttgttgttgttgttgtaacaAACCCATTCTGCCATTCTTTCTGCTGAGGTTAGACATCCAAGTATATTTCCACATACATATATTAACAGCTATTTAATTGGAGAAAGAGGAGTGAGGATTTGACATGGCAAATAAAGGTTtggtttgttgttgttgttgttgttgttgttataacAAACCCATTCTGCCATTCTTTCTGCTGAGGTTAGACATCCAAGTATATTTCCGCATACATATATTAACAGCTATTTAATTGGAGAAATAGGAGTGAGGATTTGACATAGCAAAGAAGAGAGATCATCCTAATTGGGACAAATCTAATTTTTTACATGTCAGCTCCTTTGTTTGAGGGGCGGAGGTACAGTTCAGAATCAACAAGTTGGATCTAATAAATGAGCAGGCTAATGCAGTGGCCTATAGAATTTGGTGTTGGCCATTTTATGTTTGATCCCAGTCTGTGAGAGCTcctcccccaccccccccccccaaaaaaaatatatatatatatgtatatattacagTCTGGTAAAATGCATGTTCTGATTTTTGTTGCTCTTATTCAGGCTAAGAATCTTTTTGTGAAGTTGACCGAGGAAAAGAATCACACTgctcaacaaaatgaaaagctTCGTCGAGAACTGGTGAGTGagatgcatcatgtatgcaaaTTTGCTTTCCAAATTATTATTTTCGGCTAAAATTTCACTGGAGTATTAGTGAACTGGTAAGCGAGATGTATCATTATCATGTATGCAAATTCActtatcaaattattattttttgctcaAATTGCACCAGAATATTAGTGACTTTTCTCATGAAATTAGAAGCTCTGTATTTTCTGGAATATATATGGAACTTTTGGCAAGGTTCTAATGGTGTTTAAGATAGGAATATGTTTTTTGTACATGTGTTACTCTTTTTCCAGCATACCCTTCCTCATCTCCTGCAATTTCTGCATTGTTCTCTTGATTTTATACTCTTTTATATTCGTATTTGAATTGGGCAAGCATCCTCCTGTACAAGTCTTTAAGATTTAGTGAGGtgttaaatgaaaatattataaatctttcaACAACTTTAGAATTGACATCTAGTTGCCAAGCAATAAAGTTCTgctatttattattaataattaatattttgtgcaTTCTTGACTGAGCTGTTGTTTCATTGGACTTATATAGttattttttccccctttttgtGCTTTTCTCAAACTGTTTATTTGCTTGATCATTGAGAAATAAGATAATCATAATGTTATAATTTCTAATGCTATTTGAGTGGACTTGCCATTAAAGGTGTATAGCATGCTATAGGCATTTTagttttatgataattttgctTAC
It contains:
- the LOC127798075 gene encoding vesicle-associated protein 1-1-like, translated to MGTEKLLSVDPLELKFPFELRKQISSSFQLLNKTDNHVAFKVKTTNPKKYSVRPNNGIVLPRSTCSVIVTMQAQKEPPADMQCKDRFLVQSVVTRPGVSSKDVSPEMFNKEAGNHVEECKLRVVYVSPPKPPSPVPEESEEGSPPRTSESENGNFNTSEVAAISRENFEVQGKSAEAKNLFVKLTEEKNHTAQQNEKLRRELEMLRHGSTKSNGVPFLYVVLIGLLGILLGYFVTNS